GCCCGCTACATACTGGCTGGTGGTGCACTGGAGTACTGGTTGATCAACGACCACATCGTTCTGGCGCTAGTGATGCATAACTACATAAAAAAGCGATTAGGAGTATGGTTGAATAAAGCCGAAGATTGAAGGCCAAAACCCGGACAATTTCCGTCAACAATACACTTAAGCCCAAAAATCAGATGCCTAAAACAGGATCAGTTACCAAAAACGAGAAATTTGATGCAATTTATTCTAGCTTACAAGGTGCAAAAAAATTAAGCAGCAAGAATTAAAAGACATGGCAAAAGCAAAAGGCACTATGCAGACTAATAACTATGACACCTAAAATCACTCCAAGAATGGTAAGTGAGCTAATTAGCTAGATAAGAACTGATAGCCTTAATAGACATCAAATAAATTACTCAACGAAGCATAGCCAAGCAAAAGATAGTATAAGAAAATCAACAAACAATAAAAAGGGTTTGGTGAGGTATGCATTGACGAGCTGAAAGATACAGCGCTATAAGCATCCGTATAAGCCAAACTAGATAAGCGGTTTTATACCAATCACCAGAAACAAACCAGAACTTCTCAACGTTAGCGCCGAGGCTATGCAGTGGGTTTAACCAAAAGTGCTGCAATCCTGAAAGAACAAGGGGGTATTACCCAGAAATAACAATGCTCAACTATGCCTTTTAGGTCAATCTTAATCATCGCCCTCTCCATCACTATTGGCGTTGGAGCAATCACCAGCACATAAAATCAGGCCAATGAGCTATCAACTCAGAAACAACGACACACAAGAAACAGCAGTCAGGGTTAGAGGTTGCTGATGATGCTGACTCGTAAGACAAACAAAAAATACATCAAAAATAAAACAATAACAGATCTATTGCTAAAGCTGATTCATTAGTACCTCTGCTATATCAGAAAGCGGCTCATGACCTTTCTAATAATAATCAAATAAATACTATTACTTGGGTGTAGCAAAAAACAGATTTAAGAGGTATGGCATTCACCCAATCAAACTGAGCAATGAAAAAAGACTGTCACAAAGCGAGTTGATCAAGCGAGGTCAGATGTAAGAATATAAAGAGGCATCAATTCAAGCCATGGAAACCACTGTCTGGACTTTCAACTTAAGCGTTCCATTCACAGAATGGGTCAAAATATATGACAGCGAAGATGTCTCCAAGATGCACTCTTCAGTGGGGATCAAAACGCTGTTTCGTGGAGTCAGCAAAAACGATGAATCTAAAGTCTGTGCCGTTCAACAAGCCCCAGTTGGTGTAGCACAAAAACTGTTCGAAGATAACAAAGAGATGATTAGAGGAGCTGGTCATATCATTGAAAGTACAGTGATAACTGCCTATTCAGAGAATTAATATCAACATCAGAGCGTGTTATAAGACTGAATCTCAACCATAGCCAAAGAAAGTTTAACAGAATAATAAACAACTTTATTGTTGAATTAAATCAAGGATAGCTTCACTCATTCAGCAAGATTCGCAACAACTAGTGTGCGAGTCATAACTTAAAAGCATATATGTTAGTAGAAGAAAGCGGCATTTAAGTACATGCTAAACAGAAATCAGTTGGATTAATTAAATAAATCCTAGACATCAAAAATAGAAGAATCATAATAATACAATAAATCAGCAAGGAATGTAAACCAATATAATTTTATAATTCGCACGAATTGTGAATAAAACCACCATGAGTCGTATAATGGACTAAGACCCCACTAGAAACAATGAATTTTGATATTGTAATTCTTGATGAGTTCATCAAAAGCTATCCAGAAATAAAATGGAAAAATTGGAAAGACTATGTGAGAGAGCAAATGATCAGCCAGGGAGATCACTGGTCAACAGCATCATTATCGGGAAAAGATATTTGGGATTGCCTAGACAAGCATCAAATTAATCCTCTTCACCTCGTGCAGTGGAAACCAACTGTGGACACTCTTTATCAGGTGAGCTTACCGGACCATCCACACCCGTTCGATCATCCGTTGTAAATTATTTATATGGATTGTTTGTACAATGCGATTCAAAAATAGATTTGCTTTTAATAGCCT
Above is a window of Synechococcus sp. BIOS-E4-1 DNA encoding:
- a CDS encoding DUF3764 family protein encodes the protein METTVWTFNLSVPFTEWVKIYDSEDVSKMHSSVGIKTLFRGVSKNDESKVCAVQQAPVGVAQKLFEDNKEMIRGAGHIIESTVITAYSEN